TGGGGCTTGACGTTGTCCAGGGCCTTTTCAAAGGCGCGCATGGGCTCTTCACCGGTCTTTTCGCCCAGGGTTTCCAGCGAGCTGTAGAAAATCTTTTCAGCGGCGCCCTTCTTGCCGTCGTACATGAGACGGTTCACGAACTTGGTGACCAGACGGCTGTTGTACAGCGGATCGGGCAGCACTTCCCTCTTCGGGACAGGACCTTTACGGGGCATGATATTCTCCTTGAGAATCTCTGTGTTTCGGCGTCACCAGCCCCGCAGCGCCCCGGCGCGCCGCGGGACGGGCAGCCTGGGTGCGTTGCATGACGTACGCCGGTGTTGAAAAAATGACCTATTTGGGACGCTTGGCGCCGTACTTGGAACGGCTCTTGCGGCGGTCGGCCACGCCGGAGGTATCCAGGGTGCCGCGCACGATGTGGTAACGGACACCGGGCAAGTCTTTCACACGGCCGCCGCGGATGAGCACCACGGAGTGTTCCTGCAGGTTGTGGCCTTCGCCGGGGATGTAGGCCGTCACTTCGATGCCGTTGGTCAGGCGCACACGGGCGACCTTACGCAG
This is a stretch of genomic DNA from Desulfovibrio piger. It encodes these proteins:
- the rpsL gene encoding 30S ribosomal protein S12; its protein translation is MPTINQLIRIERTAVVKRKKTPALQACPQRRGVCTRVYTTTPKKPNSALRKVARVRLTNGIEVTAYIPGEGHNLQEHSVVLIRGGRVKDLPGVRYHIVRGTLDTSGVADRRKSRSKYGAKRPK